The Eriocheir sinensis breed Jianghai 21 chromosome 4, ASM2467909v1, whole genome shotgun sequence genome has a segment encoding these proteins:
- the LOC126980814 gene encoding cuticle protein 18.6-like, with protein sequence MKTSAAALLLVAVAAAAGVSRAAPQNFLGDSDEAETQYQTPLLQYQSPTPRYEVQYEEKPAQYAFQWEVNDDYYGNYYGHQEQREGVLTEGSYYVRLPDTRLMKVDYYVDEFGYHPTITYEGEAQYPQASTNGYVQAPQNTYQQPQPQTYNL encoded by the exons atgaag ACATCAGCAGCAGCCCTTCtcctggtggcggtggcggcggcggcgggcgtgtCGAGGGCGGCGCCGCAGAACTTCCTCGGAGACTCTGACGAGGCCGAGACGCAGTACCAGACGCCCTTGCTTCAGTACCAGAGCCCGACGCCGCGCTACGAGGTGCAATACGAGGAGAAGCCCGCGCAGTACGCCTTCCAGTGGGAGGTCAACGACGACTACTACGGGAATTACTACGGCCACCAGGAGCAACGCGAGGGGGTGCTGACCGAGGGGAG cTACTACGTCAGGCTGCCCGACACCAGGCTCATGAAGGTGGATTACTACGTGGACGAGTTTGGTTACCACCCCACCATCACCTACGAGGGCGAGGCTCAGTACCCCCAGGCGTCCACCAACGGGTACGTACAGGCCCCCCAGAACACCTACCAGCAGCCCCAGCCACAGACGTATAATCTCTAa